The following is a genomic window from Aricia agestis chromosome 20, ilAriAges1.1, whole genome shotgun sequence.
CCGCTGGTAGTATTTCCTTGTCTGACTTCTTGCCAGCTCACATAATCATttcttttgataaaaattttagaaaatgaaatacttttctttttaataatttgccAATACGAACGTTTCGTAAACTTGGAAACGTGTTTAAACGAAGTTgtacagttttaataattaatgaatcaGTTGATTGTACTCGAAAGTATAATTCAAAACTGAGCAACAGTATCTGTGGTAATTAGATATTTTGGTACTGGTAATACTAAATGTAAGATGGCGATTTGCtttggttgtttgtttgtttttcgtGTTTCGATTTGCAACACGAAAAAGTCATTTTTcgtaataaagtttattatattttttatgtaaaacgGTGAATTATTGTCGTAAAAACAACAATCTTAATCTTTAGGGTAACCATGAATTTGAATTATTGGAGATGCACCAAATGGCATGAAAAGTATAAAGTAAGAAAAGTAATATTAATGAAGCTCTGGATTTCTTTTGAGTCGGTGCTAGCCAAATAAATCCtggcttttattttttacttatactaTCGGAAACCGCCGCCTATACCGCCTATATATTACCGCTATTAGCTAGACTCGTTATCAATAACCAGATAACGCCCGAaattccgttgcgcaaaaattcgtttatcgcgtgggaaccgtacatttttccgggataatatcctatcctttcccgggactcaaagtatctacatgccaaatttcagaaaaatcggttcggtttgagcgtgaagaggtaacagacagacggacacactttcacatttataataatattataatatttaaatgacataagtacctacataagtataataagtatGGATGGCTAAAGGTAGGGACTTGAAGTACTCATAAAATCTTTAAgtatatttcaataataataaataagtaataaaattgaaattaaataaatgtttatggggggctcctatacaaaacacaatttacaaactgtgttttgtatgggaaacaatatttttcaactttGACTTTATAACGCTACGGAttccttcatgcgcgagtccaactcgcacttggccgattatttacttttaaataaatttacctGTACCTGTAGTTAGGTACCTGTAGTTAGGTAGGATGGATATCAGAATACCTGAATTTGTATAGTTAAGTAGTCTcatattttgctgtttggtcaTGGTCACCACATTAGAAAGAGATACACTACCACCGGGGGCCCTCTCACTCGGACCGTTTGTTGCGCCACAGTGCACAGTCTAGTTGTAatgcgggcgccagacatgtgatcaaattcgcaaattcgccaagtgtggcactgacatttgcctatatgtgcaaagttattgctggcattttcctatttgggcaaagtttgctcaaactttgaagcccatgtctggcgccggcttaaGTATCATGTCTCTGGTTTCAGATGGTTTCAGGTTTTGTCTATTCATTTATGTCAACGTCAAAAGTTCATCAAACACTggtccaaaattattttgtttacaatatggttttaaaatataaattataaaatagcgTACATTTACCAAatataattacaatacaataatgtcAGAAAGTTCGAAATCTAAGACTTCGTCAAGTATTAACCCGGCACCGACATTGCAATGTAAAAATCTTCACGAGTATTTGAAAAGTCGTTCGGCACAATTTTTGGAAACTTTATACAACTATCCGACAATATGCTTAGCTGTGTATCGGTAAGAAACAGCTTTTTattgtatacttacttatatttgtCAAGttctttgtataatattactttgTATGATAGTATTTGCACTACATAGGTTATAATATCATgatcatcatttttttttcttcatttttatgaataaaaaacgCAGGTCTAAACACAGggctttttgttttttagaGAATTGCCAGATCTGGCCAGACACTTTGTAATCAGACTGCTATTTGTGGAACAGGCTGTGCCGCAGGCGGTTGTCGCTTCATGGATCACACAGACACATGCAAAGtaactaaaaaattatatactGTTACATTACCACTAGGCATATTCTGTAAGCTGTTTGAaaaacttagggcctgtttcaccactttctgataaagtgccaaataggctattcacaacttttttgacagattctccatgcttgatctgtcaagttaattggtggatagcctattcgtcacttatcaggaagtggtgaaacaggccctaagggcCACGTCACagcggaatggcagcggcgaggcgagcactttcagtgtcatatgattttaaactttatcttcattattgtaatacatagtatcgcttgacaaaatcgcGGCCGCCAGCAGCCACGAGCCACCACGGGCGGctgtagacttctcaagcgatactatgtattacaataatgaagataaagtttaaaatcatatgacgctgacagtgctcgcctcgctgctgccattccagtgtggcgcggcccttagccttgcaattattataaactttttttcaatcttttatTCACCAAGTTACAAGccaatatttactatttacttaattttctaaaaaagtcaatatattttatgataccTACTTGGAacaaaacatttaatattttgtttatattttttacactaTAGGCTTTTTTGCATTCCAGGGAGCAGACAAAAGCATGTGAGGCGCTGTCGGAGCTGAGTGTGTGGCAGGAGGCTCCCATCCCAGGAGGGCTGCCGGGCTGGATGCTATCACACTCATTCAAGAGGAACCTTAAAGTTGCATTGCTTGGAGGGTAAGAAATTTTCCCATTACATAAAATTGTACTAATGTGGAAAAATGTCTAGCTGTTAACTGCTCACACTCAAATcacattattaaattaaatagcaTTTAATGTTACAGGAATCTTTGGCTagaattatcatttatcataaataaattgaagactattatatataatatttaactatacACTTCATCATTATTAACTACATCTTATTGCCAGTATGAGCTTTGCtggcaataaaatatagttagtGGTGTAATACAAGCTTTGTTCCAAACTTACATAAAATCTTTACTTCATAACTCATATGCGACATTTTTTAAAGCATTATAGCCCATAAATAAtctaaaattattgtacattcCACAGTGGCCGAGCATGGAGCTTATCATCCTCCTTAGAGCCGGACGGGAAGGCACGCGACGTGGCGTTCCTGGACGCGTATGCTACGGAGCGGTGGGAGTGCGTGCTCCACTACATGGTCGGCTCCGCGCACACTGAGGGCATCAGCGCTGATGCTGTGAGGATACTGCTGCACGCGGGGCTTATGACCAGGTGAACTTTGTTTATATATGGCCCCATGGTgcatttaaagaaataagaattctgaccgtcacatctcaatacattttggaaaatctcttatatgttagaaagaacataaatattttcaaaaagaaaagtgataatcataatgtaaatactagaaataagaacaagttagcaataccaatgttcagactagccaaaataagcaaatcctttaaaggccaatgtatacgcctatacaataaaatcccagaaaatgttcaaaatctacctttaaacaaatttaaaaaagcagttaaagaatgtttgtgtgctaaagcgtattataaagtcaatgatttcttcgaggacagcacaccttgggaatagggtggctccatgcaggttacttttcttttaattttgttacatagctgtaagccataacattgtaatttttcatttttttttgcaaaagatggccccgtgcgagtttcttacgccggttcttctcggcggggtagttcccgaaccggtggtaggcaacgtagtttcttcgttcgactttcaaaaagtgtatcatgatacccattttgaataaaaagatattttattttattttatttttatgttaaatgaCTTACAGCatgcagtggtactcaaccttttttcactcataatcaaatataaaaatttttacACATTTGCATTGGTATGTTAACAAAATGCATATTatatgcaaaaataaatattaatttaatttccaaaatattcattttataccTGTAAATTGACACTTATGAATGTAAAACTTtgcctataataatattatactaaaacaaaattcatcttttcaataataattataatatactaaaacaagataatatttttacagagATGCCGAAGACGGCTCTGCTGTTATTACCAAAGCAGGTTTCCAGTTCCTACTGCTGAGTACAACTAAACAGGTATGGACTATGGTGTACATAAGTATAGTACAGTAGAGTGAAAGCCTTATTAGTGATTAGTTGATTACCGATGGCGTCGCCGtcgcgggcgtaatcatgcggaatttacgccgcgtaacttcggcctagagTGTTTAGACACAAACAGGACtcttgtatgaaactgaatgcagcagattTCTACCGAACCGAAATTCTTCGCCTTCCCTCTGGCCTGGCGAGTGGCGAAGTCCTCGCTTATTACAGGTCAGGTGATTCAACATTGCATGCAATTATTTACAGATGAATGGACCTGATCGACTCGCAATCTCCCCGCGCCGTTACTCAGGCtctaaacttttaaaattttattttatacctcTCActtcagcaggcttagcatggccactgtagaaatacgaaagaatAGAAATGCTGTCAGTTTTTGCGGacaaacctacgaataataaaaatattattcgtaGGGACAAACTAACAGATTTCCTTTGTTAATCCATCACTTTGTCTACTGTACCTGAGAATGAATCTTTCTATGGTGGCCTTGATAAGCCTACTGTAGGTGGCAAGACAAATCATACTGAACAGCTAACTGCTTATCTCCATCCACAATCCGCAATACTAGATGAGCATGTTGCAGGTGTGGCTGTTCCTGCAGCACTACCTGCACACGGCGGAGAAGCGCAGCCTCAGCGCCGCTGAGTGCCTCGCCTTCCTCTACCAGCTCAGCTTCAGTACTCTCGGCAAGGTATGATGCTGTTTGTGTTATATTATTGTGACTTgagttgaatattaaaaaatattaaaacacacatttatttttttaaagacctatctgACTGCACAGATTGTTAAGAATATCCGATTGGCGATTTTATATTAGATATTTAGGCCGAGTATTTTAATGCTTAGGCGGAGTTCTTACCCATAGGTAAGAACTCCGCCTAAGCATAATCAGCATTGATGATTCTCTCACTTGTGTCTTCATAACGGGAATATACTATAGCGCAGTAGTACTCAAAAAGTGTCGAGGGCCGCAGCCCACAACCAAAATTTTTTAGGGCTAAAAATAATGTTCTTCAACATAAATGTTGCTTAACATTTATTTACTTGTGAGCATGTTACAGGACTACAGCACGGAGGGCATGAGCAACAACATGCTGGTGTTCCTGCAGCACCTCCGGGAGTTCGGCCTCGTCTACCAGAGAAAGGTAACacgatgacgacctctgtggctcagttggtgggctgtatGGTGGTAGCTTaagttgcgggttcgaatcccgccaacaaaacaaaaatttttcaatgttcttgggtctaaaatctaaatcgttggaataaaaaatattatatgtattatgtatagtataattgtattaatttatatattgccgttgtctggtacccgtaacacaagtccatcaggaacttagcacagggccagactgacgtggtgtgaagcgtccatagatattataataatattattatatttttgaacacgaTGGTTCATCTCAGTAAAGTGTAAAATATAACCATTGCGCGCTTCGCTCG
Proteins encoded in this region:
- the LOC121736931 gene encoding general transcription factor IIH subunit 4, producing the protein MSESSKSKTSSSINPAPTLQCKNLHEYLKSRSAQFLETLYNYPTICLAVYRELPDLARHFVIRLLFVEQAVPQAVVASWITQTHAKEQTKACEALSELSVWQEAPIPGGLPGWMLSHSFKRNLKVALLGGGRAWSLSSSLEPDGKARDVAFLDAYATERWECVLHYMVGSAHTEGISADAVRILLHAGLMTRDAEDGSAVITKAGFQFLLLSTTKQVWLFLQHYLHTAEKRSLSAAECLAFLYQLSFSTLGKDYSTEGMSNNMLVFLQHLREFGLVYQRKRKAGRFYPTRLALGLGRESDDDGGGAAGGEASGHLVVETNYRVYGYTTSHLHVALLGLFTELVYRFPNLVVGVLTRESVRAALRGGIGADQIIKYLRQHAHPQMLQTEMGGVVSGCLLPPTVVDQIKLWEGERNRFKYTEGVVYNQFLSQADFTALRDYARGAGVLTWQNERTRTMVVTRASHDDVKRFWKRYSKA